The genomic window CCACCAACCCTGTAAAAATAGAACATAACTACAACTAAATAACAATAATCCTAACCAACAATCATTAAGAATAAATAAGATCCATTTAATGACACTATTATATTGAAAGCTGTGTTTATTTAAGACAACATAAGTAACCAGCATTCCTATTGTTGTCCAGGCGAAAATCCATAGCCATTCTAAGGGATTTGACCAAACTTTGAGCAAAGGGCGATCGTCTAAAGCTGCACTCAAAATTTGACTAATGGCGTTGGCTTGAATAAAGGTGCCGGAAGTAGGATAAGAAGGATGGTAAGGAGTTAAGAAAGACGTATTAATACTGTCGGCCGTAACTCCTATTAAAACTAGGCGATCATTGAATAAATTTTGTGGATATTGTTGATTGAAAACATCTATAATAGAAATGGTTTGAAACTTTTCTTCACCCCCACGATAATTGAGTAAAATTTGATAACCTCCATTGTCAATATTGATATAATTACCAGCATTTTTATCAAGGGGAAATAAATGAGCTTTTCCAATGATTATTTCTTCTTGAGAAGAATTACCTGACTGAGCAATAATATTTTCTTTTTGAAGATAACTTAAAGCTAAAGTGATACCAAAACTTAATTTTTGTCCAAACTCTTCAGAGGTAATCGTAACTAAATCTCGTCGTACTTTTCCGTCTTTATCAAGCACTAAATCAACAAAGCCAACTTGCTTTGATTGAGATAAAATTGCAGGGGGTTGAATGCTATTCCCAATCACTTTTTCAATACCAATTAAATTGGGAGTTGTTTTAAAGATTTGGTTTAAAGTATCTGATCCGGGTTCAATGGGAAAATCTCGAAAAATATTTAAGCCAATGACTCTAGGATTTTCTGTCTTAACAATGTTAATGAGTTGAGCAAGTTTAGCATCAGAAAGCGGCCATTGTTTTAGGGTACTAATATCTGCTTCATCAATGGTAATAATGACAATTCTGGGATCTTTTTTTTCTGATTCACTGGGAAAGTGCGATCGCCAACGAAAAAATTGATCAAAGGTCAATAATTCTAAAGGTTCTAATATCCCTGTCAAACTGATACCAATCACCAATCCTGTTACAGTTGGTGCAATGAGTAGCATTTTGCGCCATTGATAAACTTTTTCTCCTAATGCTTTCAACATTCTGAACATATTATGTCTTTGATACAAATCGGATCATTCAGTCTAAAATATCTATAAGGTATGAGGTTTCAAGAAATAGTGCAAAACCTGAGTTCGATATCAGGAAACTTATAGATAACCTGTCAAAATAAGGAGTCTCAACCCCTGATTCCCTCGTTAAAAAAATCGTAACTCCGTTGCGTAGCACGATGTAGTCGCACTCCGAACTCCGAACTCACGTTGCAAAGGTATTTTAACTCTTATATCTTGTCTTTATCATCTAATAGCAGTTTTCATTTGCATCGAATATAAACTGTTGATAGAAAAAATCCCCAACTTGAAAAATTGGGGAAATGTAAGACGATAGATTATTGAGTTAATTGAGGACGATTCTTAACTAAAAAAAGTCAATAACGCCTTTAGCATGGACTAAGCAGCCCACTCAGTGTGGAAAGATTCACCTCTGGGCTTATCAACCCGTTCGTAGGTGTGCGCCCCAAAGTAGTCCCGTTGTGCTTGGGTTAAGTTTTGGGGTAAGTCAGCGCGACGATAGCTATCAAAGTAGTCTAAAGAAGAACTAAAAGCAGGAACAGCAATACCGACTTGATTAGCCAATATAAGCACTTCACGCCATGCGTCTTGACGATCTAAGATAGTTTGCTTAAACTCAGGGGCTAACAGTAGGTTAGGTAAATTGGGATTATCCACAAAAGCCTTCTTAATCTTATCTAAGAAACCAGCCCGAATAATACAACCCCCTTTCCAAATACGGGCAGACTCAGGTAAGCTAACTTGATTGTTGTAATACTCAGCAGACGCTTTAGCAATTAAAGCCATCCCTTGAGCATAGGAACACATTTTAGAGCAGTAGAGAGCATCTCTTACCTTGTTGATAAAGGCTTTTTTGTCTCCATCAAACTTAATTTCAGGCCCAGTTAACTGTTGAGAAGCGGCCTTTCTTTCTTCTTTGTAGGAAGACATTACCCGTGCATTCACTGCAGCGTACATGGTGGGAATGGGAACCCCTAATTCTAAGGAGCTTACCACAGTCCAGCGACCCGTACCTTTTTGACCAGCAGAGTCTAAAATAAGGTCAACCAGATGCTTGTTGCTATCAGGATCGACATACTTGAAGATATCGGCGGTAATTTCAATTAAGAAAGAATTAAGTTCGTCGGTGGTATTCCACTCTTTGAACACTTCGTGTAATTCTTGGTTACTTAGGCCCATGGCATTTTTCATAATGTCGTAGGCTTCTGCAATTAACTGCATATCACCGTACTCAATGCCGTTGTGAACCATTTTGACATAGTGGCCAGCACCACCAGGTCCGACAAAAGTAACACAGGGACCATCATCTACCTGTGCAGCAATTTTGGTTAAAATGGGTTCTAATTCTTCGTAGGCTGCTTTGGTACCGCCAGGCATTAAGCTAGGACCATTTAAGGCCCCTTCTTCACCGCCACTGACACCCATGCCAACGAAACCTAAACCAGTTGATTCTAAGTCTTTAGTCCGTCTTTCGGTATCTTCGTAAAGGGAGTTACCGCCATCGATGATCATATCTCCTTCTTCTAGAAGAGGTTTTAAATCTTCGATAACATAATCAACAGGCGCACCTGCTTTGACCATTACTAAGATTTTACGGGGACGTTCTAAGATTTGTACAAATTCTTCTAATGAATAGGCCGCCTTGACATCTTTGCCTTGAGCCCGAGTTTTCATGAATTCTTCTGTTTTACTTGCTGTACGGTTATATACAGCAATAGGGAAACCGCGACTTTCGACATTGAGGGCGAGATTTTCTCCCATCACCGCCAAGCCGATGACACCAAAGGTTCGCTTTGTCATATAATGATTCCTACCAACTCTACGGGTTGTCTGATCAAGAAAACTTTGATCTTGTTTGACTGTTGAAGTGTGTCTAGGGAACACGCTGATCAGTGTAACCTGTAATTCTATGTGACTTGGGTTCTCTAAATAGAATCTTAAGTAATCACCCAGAAAATACAGTCAATGATTGAAGGATTTTCATTACTGACATTAAGCTGCGTACAAAAGTTCTAACTTAGCAATGGCAACCCTCGCAGCTTTAATTTTATTCCACCCAATCCGTTTGACAAATATAGATTGGTAGAGTAGAGAGTGCTGAGACATTAAGATTTGTAAGGTTTAAGAAGATTTGTCAAAGAAGGCGATCGCAGCCTGATATAAATAGAAACATGGGACAGTCTTGATTGCAGCTAGGACGCTACAAACGCTCGACACTGGAACTGGCTAGTTGCTGTTTGTTTAGTAGGAGACATATATATGATCAACCCATTGATTTACGAAATTGGTACATTAATCCTTGTTTTAGGAGCTTCTGGTATCAACTATCGTCAGCTTCGTAACAGTCGTCTAAAACGAGAAGCAACCTTATTAAATCAACAAAAAGAGTTGACTCAAGAAAATGAGAATTTGAGCGAAAAATTACAGCAACTTGATAGTCTTAATGAAGAACTGAGACAAAAAAATAATAATTTACAACAAGATTATACTCATATTAAGCAACAAGTGACAGCTTTAGAGGAAAATGTTAGTCAATTGCACGACGAGAAAAACAATTTATCTAAGACGATTAAACAAGAACAAGATAAAGTTAATGTAGCTCAACAAACAAATCAATCGTTGCAGCAACAAAAAGAACAATTAGAAATAACTTATAAAAAAGATTTATCTAACCTAGAACAAAAACTAGAAAGTCTTCAAAAAGATCAAGAGAAAACCAATACTCAATTACAAGAAACCAGTAAAAGCAATAATTCTTTGAACCAAGAGTTAAAAACAATAATAGCTAAACGAGAAGAATTAGAAAATAGTTTAAACCGACAACAAGAAACTGTTGCTTCCTTAGAGAAACAACTAGAAACTGTATCTCAGGAGAAAAATAGTTTAGAGAAAGAACTACAACAGCGAATTAAAACGATTACCGAAGAAAAACAGTCTCTAGAAAATAGTTTAAATCAACAACAAAAAACTATTGCTTCCTTGGAGAAACAACTAGAAACTGTATCCCAGGAGAAAAATAGTTTAGAGAAAGAACTACAACAGCAAATTAAAACGATTACCGAAGAAAAACAATCTCTAGAAAATAGTTTAAATCAACAACAAGAAACTGTTACTTCCTTGGAGAAACAACTAGAAACTGTATCCCAGGAGAAAAACAGTTTAGAGAAAAAACTACAACAGCAAATTAAAACAATTACCGAAGAAAAACAATCTCTAGAAAATAGTTTAAATCAACAACAAGAAATCATCTCATCTCTAGAAAAAACACGGAAAACCTTAGAAAAAGAAAATAATAGCTTACAGCAAGAACAACAAGAAAGCCAAAAAGTTTATGATGAAAAAGATGAGCTTAAAAAACAACTCAAACAACAAGAAGAAATAGTTACAAAATTGCAAAATCAACTCAACACAATAGAACAAGAAAAAGAAACCGTCGAAACTCAGCTAAAACAAGAAATTGAGAAGATTGCTAAGGACAAAGAAAAGTCCAGTAAAGGTAAAATAGAAGAAACTGAAAATATTTCTGATGTAAATAAGAAAACTGAATCAGGAGAAAAAAAATCGAAAAAAAAAGCAGAAGAAAGCCAAGAAAAAATAAAAAATGAAATTATTTTAGAAGGAAAAAAACTGGTCGTAGTCGGTAGTCTTAATAGTATGAATAGAGAAATAGCCAAATCCTTAGTGCAACAAGCAGGAGGAACACTAACCAGTTCTCCAAGTTCTAGAACCCACTATGTTGTTGTTGGCAAAAACCCTGGAGACAAACTGAAAAAAGCACAAAAACTAGGAATTGCTCAACTGTCAGAAGACCAGTTTCTAGAAGCATTAGCAGCAACAGGAATAACAGAAATTAACCAGGAATAACAAGATAACTTGTTATCAAAACAACAAAAATGATAGGCTAAAAAATAAAGTCTATTGTTTAAAGCGTCTTAAGAATAACCTATGAATGCTTGGGGCGATCGCCTTAATAAATTCACTGGAAAAACCCGTTTTGTGGTTTGTCGTATTTTCGTGCATCTTGCTGGAGATGACATTGCTCCCTTGTTGGGAGTGCTTAACCGTATGGCGAGAGAAGCCATAGACACAGAAGGAGATTTAGAGGTCATTGGAGAAGGTTTAGTTCAAATTTGCCAAAATCTTTTGCAAAGTAGCCTCTACTGGCAATCTGCTGCTAATGAGGGAGACTTTTTTTGGCAGGAGGGAGAAGCAGGAGACTATTTCACAGAACTGTTTACTGACTCAGCACAACGTTATCTAAGTGAAGCGATGCTGTCAGAGGAGGATGAAAATAGTCCCCTTTCGTTCCCAGTGACTCGTAACTTGGTGGTCATGATCACCGTAGCCTTTACGGGAGAAGAACCTGATCTCGAAACCAATTTAGCCGATAGAGAAGCCTTAGAGTATGGGTTAAAAGCCTTAATTAACCTTCACTATCAAAACCGGTTAGAAGCCATCCAAATTCACTATTCTCCGGCACAGTTTGGAGACGAACTCACCAACGATCAATTATTACTCAATTTTTCGGAACTCATACCCTTATGATGCGTAAATTATTAGCTATTTTCTTATCCCTATGCCTTTGTTGGACTACCGTTGCTTGTAGTTCTCCAACTTCAATGGAATCTTCTTCCCCTCAAAACAATAATACAACTGTAACTCCGCCTAATCAAGTCACAGAAGGACGTTATCCCGTCCAACAAGCAGAATATGATGACGCTGACGGGACTTATACGTTGATGTTGTTGAATACCCCTTCAGGAAAACCCCCTATCTATCGCACGGAAAATCTACAAATGGCGAGATTAACCCCCGAAGAAATTGAACAAGGGGAAAGTACCTATGTAGAAGTCACGGGCGATCAAGCAGTGATGCACCTTACCGAAGACTTTAAAATCGAGTATGTTCATACCGTCACCGAAACCCAACCCAACCCGCAAACAGGACAACCTCAAACCGTTGTTGTCCGTCGTGAGTCCAATTTTTGGGCCCCATTTGCCGGCGCATTAGCGGGTCAAGCGTTGGGGAGTTTATTGTTTACCCCACAATACTATTTTCCTCCCGTTTATCAATCTGGAGGGGTGATGACTGGTTATGGTAGTTACGGCAATACTTACAGTCAGGCCAGTCAACGCTATCAAAGTAAGTATAATGCACCCCCACCGGCTGTGAAAAACCGTCAAACTTTTCGTACCTCAGGAAACCTTAACCGTTCCTCTTCTCGTTCCACTACTACTGGTAAAACACAGTCTTCTAATGCGACAAAGTCCAGTGGTTCTGGGTTTGGTTCCAGTAAGTTAGAAAGTAGTGGTCAATCTCGATCTAATAGTCAACGGCGATCAGGGTTTGGTAGTAGTAGTCGTTCAAAATCTGGTTCCCGTAGTTTTGGCAGACGCAGACGTTAAAGCAAGTGATTAAATTTTTAGAAGCGATCGCCTATTATAAAGCGATCGCTTTTTATTCGAGGGAAAAATCTAACTCAGGAATGGAAATAATTGCCCCATTTTCTGCCATTGAACGACTCAAACCCGTTAAAATCTGTACTAATTTTGTCCCTACCCTTGCAGAAGAAAACTCACAAGCAATATTAGTCTTAACACTCTCTAAAAAGCGATCGCAGACTGCTTTGAGGGGTTCGGCTTTTTCTACAGGAATTACCTGTTTTTGTTGTCCTTGACCAATCAAATTTTCCCCCTTCCGTTGGATGTAACCTTGTTGTAGGACTAAGGGTTCATCTTTTGACAATTCATCAAAAATTAAAGTCCCTTCACTGCCTACCATACAAAGACGACGCTGTTTATCAGGATTACACCAACACAGATGAATAGTTGCTTGAAATCCCCTAGGATAATGTAATGTTACCCAAACCATGTCCGCTAAACCATCAGGAGACAAAGACGTACGGCGATCGCCTTGTAACCAAATTTTTCCTTGTGCCTGTACTTGATGGGGATATTGACCCAACCAGTGGTTAAAAATGCTGATATCGTGAATTGCTAGATCCCAAAGTGCGTCCACGTCTTGACGGACTGGTTCTAAATGAGTCCGACTAGCATAACCGTAACGTAATTCCCCTAATTTTCCCTCCTCTACAGTCAATTTACCCTGATTGACAGCAGTATGGAATAAATAGGTATGATCGATCATCAATTGTCGCTGTTGCTGTTTGGCCAGATGGGTTAACTCTAAACACTCCCTAGGATCAAGGGTTAACGGTTTTTCAGCCAACACATGAAAACCGGATTGTAAAGCGTCTTTGATGAGAGGATAATGGGTTGAAGCAGGGGTGACAATCACAAGAGCATCCAAGTTAACCTTTGATTTGATGCTTTGCCAATCTGATGTGAATAAAATAGATTGAGGATCAAGGGAAAACTTTTCTTGAATCGTTGTTAAATTATCAATAATCGGATCAGCGATCGCCACTACTTCGGCTTGTGGATGAGCTAAAAAATTGCGGACTAAATGGGTTCCCCAACGTCCAACCCCTAAAATAGCTAGTCGAGTTTTCAACGATTTTTATCCCTTTCTGGCAACTGATTTGTAGTTTATCGAAAAATTTGGGTTTATATTAATTAATGTTTTGCTTGGTGTATGGATAATTCAGATGTTAAGCAAGTATTGGTATGATGGTCAGCTATTTGAGCAAGATACAATCTGTCTATCCATTGATGATCCCGGTTTAAATTATGGAGCTACTATTTTTACGACCCTTC from Crocosphaera subtropica ATCC 51142 includes these protein-coding regions:
- a CDS encoding CHASE2 domain-containing protein, giving the protein MFRMLKALGEKVYQWRKMLLIAPTVTGLVIGISLTGILEPLELLTFDQFFRWRSHFPSESEKKDPRIVIITIDEADISTLKQWPLSDAKLAQLINIVKTENPRVIGLNIFRDFPIEPGSDTLNQIFKTTPNLIGIEKVIGNSIQPPAILSQSKQVGFVDLVLDKDGKVRRDLVTITSEEFGQKLSFGITLALSYLQKENIIAQSGNSSQEEIIIGKAHLFPLDKNAGNYINIDNGGYQILLNYRGGEEKFQTISIIDVFNQQYPQNLFNDRLVLIGVTADSINTSFLTPYHPSYPTSGTFIQANAISQILSAALDDRPLLKVWSNPLEWLWIFAWTTIGMLVTYVVLNKHSFQYNSVIKWILFILNDCWLGLLLFSCSYVLFLQGWWVPTITPFMVVLGASVIIMVDKWKYLATFDTLTKVPNRLYFDKILEQTRLLHHLSRKQTSLILCDVDHFKQYNDTYGHPAGDRCLQKVAKEIRTAIRRTDFVARYGGEEFAIILPRTDRQEAKKIAQRILEKVISLNISHNTSLTSDYVTISCGISSLFLQDQLSTKRLINQADKALYQAKQEGRNRVIVYGSSLVTDEH
- the gnd gene encoding decarboxylating NADP(+)-dependent phosphogluconate dehydrogenase codes for the protein MTKRTFGVIGLAVMGENLALNVESRGFPIAVYNRTASKTEEFMKTRAQGKDVKAAYSLEEFVQILERPRKILVMVKAGAPVDYVIEDLKPLLEEGDMIIDGGNSLYEDTERRTKDLESTGLGFVGMGVSGGEEGALNGPSLMPGGTKAAYEELEPILTKIAAQVDDGPCVTFVGPGGAGHYVKMVHNGIEYGDMQLIAEAYDIMKNAMGLSNQELHEVFKEWNTTDELNSFLIEITADIFKYVDPDSNKHLVDLILDSAGQKGTGRWTVVSSLELGVPIPTMYAAVNARVMSSYKEERKAASQQLTGPEIKFDGDKKAFINKVRDALYCSKMCSYAQGMALIAKASAEYYNNQVSLPESARIWKGGCIIRAGFLDKIKKAFVDNPNLPNLLLAPEFKQTILDRQDAWREVLILANQVGIAVPAFSSSLDYFDSYRRADLPQNLTQAQRDYFGAHTYERVDKPRGESFHTEWAA
- a CDS encoding BRCT domain-containing protein, which encodes MINPLIYEIGTLILVLGASGINYRQLRNSRLKREATLLNQQKELTQENENLSEKLQQLDSLNEELRQKNNNLQQDYTHIKQQVTALEENVSQLHDEKNNLSKTIKQEQDKVNVAQQTNQSLQQQKEQLEITYKKDLSNLEQKLESLQKDQEKTNTQLQETSKSNNSLNQELKTIIAKREELENSLNRQQETVASLEKQLETVSQEKNSLEKELQQRIKTITEEKQSLENSLNQQQKTIASLEKQLETVSQEKNSLEKELQQQIKTITEEKQSLENSLNQQQETVTSLEKQLETVSQEKNSLEKKLQQQIKTITEEKQSLENSLNQQQEIISSLEKTRKTLEKENNSLQQEQQESQKVYDEKDELKKQLKQQEEIVTKLQNQLNTIEQEKETVETQLKQEIEKIAKDKEKSSKGKIEETENISDVNKKTESGEKKSKKKAEESQEKIKNEIILEGKKLVVVGSLNSMNREIAKSLVQQAGGTLTSSPSSRTHYVVVGKNPGDKLKKAQKLGIAQLSEDQFLEALAATGITEINQE
- a CDS encoding DUF1517 domain-containing protein, yielding MNAWGDRLNKFTGKTRFVVCRIFVHLAGDDIAPLLGVLNRMAREAIDTEGDLEVIGEGLVQICQNLLQSSLYWQSAANEGDFFWQEGEAGDYFTELFTDSAQRYLSEAMLSEEDENSPLSFPVTRNLVVMITVAFTGEEPDLETNLADREALEYGLKALINLHYQNRLEAIQIHYSPAQFGDELTNDQLLLNFSELIPL
- a CDS encoding Gfo/Idh/MocA family protein: MKTRLAILGVGRWGTHLVRNFLAHPQAEVVAIADPIIDNLTTIQEKFSLDPQSILFTSDWQSIKSKVNLDALVIVTPASTHYPLIKDALQSGFHVLAEKPLTLDPRECLELTHLAKQQQRQLMIDHTYLFHTAVNQGKLTVEEGKLGELRYGYASRTHLEPVRQDVDALWDLAIHDISIFNHWLGQYPHQVQAQGKIWLQGDRRTSLSPDGLADMVWVTLHYPRGFQATIHLCWCNPDKQRRLCMVGSEGTLIFDELSKDEPLVLQQGYIQRKGENLIGQGQQKQVIPVEKAEPLKAVCDRFLESVKTNIACEFSSARVGTKLVQILTGLSRSMAENGAIISIPELDFSLE